A genomic window from Brassica rapa cultivar Chiifu-401-42 unplaced genomic scaffold, CAAS_Brap_v3.01 Scaffold0323, whole genome shotgun sequence includes:
- the LOC117130067 gene encoding uncharacterized protein At4g04775-like: MSNVSGASIGSSSGRSGGRVFGVPRLCHCGVQIMELVSKSSNNPYRRYYRCGYAVSKKLSNDNHTFKWVDEAYLDEIEALKMKNASLAAKLETVTMERNEFERIVFENVQMKLEKEIFERVEEALVESSSTMKKMMVVVVVLCMGMVGFSKLFG; the protein is encoded by the exons ATGAGTAACGTGTCTGGAGCTTCTATTGGTTCGTCAAGTGGACGTTCTGGAGGCAGAGTGTTTGGTGTGCCGAGACTTTGTCATTGTGGGGTTCAAATAATGGAATTGGTTTCTAAATCCAGCAACAATCCGTACCGGCGTTACTATCGTTGCGGATATGCTGTATCTAAGAAG CTCTCGAATGACAACCACACTTTCAAGTGGGTCGATGAGGCTTATTTAGATGAGATAGAggcattaaaaatgaaaaatgctTCACTTGCGGCAAAACTGGAGACAGTTACAATGGAGAGGAATGAGTTTGAGAGAATAGTGTTTGAGAATGTGCAAATGAAGCTTGAGAAGGAGATTTTCGAGAGAGTTGAAGAGGCTTTGGTTGAATCATCTTCTACGATGAAGAAAATGATGGTTGTTGTAGTTGTTTTGTGTATGGGCATGGTTGGGTTTAGTAAGCTCTTTGGTTGA
- the LOC117130068 gene encoding uncharacterized protein LOC117130068 → MLKHLRGQTTLKRRHTRWLEFVETFPYVIKYMKGKDNVVADALSRRHTLISTMEAKIMGFEFIRDSYATELDFQEAFRKTTQGAFGVYYQHEGFLFKEKKLCIPKGSMRELRVREAHGGGLMGHFGRDKTLSVLTDHFFWPNMKRDVENLCAK, encoded by the coding sequence atgCTTAAACACCTAAGaggacagaccacactcaagaggAGGCACACCAGATGGTTGGAGTTTGTGGAgacttttccttatgtgattAAGTATATGAAGGGCAAAGACAATGTGGTGGCTGATGCCCTATCCCGGAGACATACTCTTATCTCGACCATGGAagctaagatcatgggttttgaatTCATTAGAGATTCTTATGCCACTGAACTTGATTTTCAAGAAGCTTTCAGGAAAACCACACAAGGAGCATTCGGTGTTTATTACCAGCATGAAGGTTTCTTGTTCAAAGAAAAGAAGTTATGCATTCCCAAAGGCTCGATGAGGGAACTGCGGGTTCGGGAGGCTcatggtggcggcctcatgggacaTTTCGGCCGAGACAAGACCCTAAGTGTCCTGACCGACcatttcttttggccaaacatGAAACGAGATGTGGAGAACCTATGCGCCAAATGA
- the LOC103831494 gene encoding uncharacterized protein LOC103831494, with translation MSVVPIIGEGEFEIDDEEVEREEFELDELLRNFVSEPPIQHDVLPESDEDNEEEEDPEAPQRMRTHIRRGDGHLYRDQTFFNGVAFKDRVLDYALRTRCNIRQYRYDKDKLGFECAGHDNHTCEVNGECEMVKVPVIASLFVNKIREEPAYYMPMKIEELIMANWSISVSRPQCQAGRNKALKWIKSEHDQQFARLKDYAAEIVESNPGSSVEVDTFQNDEGQDVFNRIYICFGALRNNWKESCRPLIGLDGCFLKERIKGQLLVALGRDANNAIYPIAWAVVKVENNENWQWFMQKLKVDLDLKDGDNYIAVSDRSPGLIRAIKIELPKMEHRKCVRHIYGNLKKKHGNKKQMKSYIWSVAWSYNEAKYQQNLDRLSFYDTGVYTDVMATNPKSWCRAFFKLGNYCEDVENNSTESFNSSINKAREKPFVHMLETIARLAMVRIATRSRESHEHQGKCTPYVQRVLAKALVDKPFKDGANKCVVRRSVKGYFDSRMNGQTHRVHLEKRTCSCRKFDITGIPCKHAYGVMLKLMVDPSDYVCEWFRTAKWRRNYTDGIVPVRGSMFWPKTDAPDVHAPPVEDEQGEETEGERGKETGKKKKKLTKADKTRKRGVNESPTKKLPKAKKRTMHCGICGKANHNSRWHAKQGKHDDLVPVSTSQTAGESSQGTLTQASVSQA, from the exons ATGTCTGTAGTACCTATAATCGGCGAAGGAGAGTTCGAAATTGATGATGAAGAAGTTGAGCGAGAAGAGTTTGAACTCGACGAATTGTTGCGAAATTTCGTGAGTGAGCCGCCAATTCAGCATGACGTCTTGCCTGAGAGTGATGAAGataatgaggaagaagaagatcctGAAGCCCCACAGAGAATGAGGACGCATATACGCCGTGGTGATGGGCATTTGTACCGAGACCAGACATTCTTCAATGGTGTGGCTTTCAAAGACAGAGTCCTCGATTATGCTCTTAGGACTCGCTGCAATATCAGACAATACAGGTATGATAAGGATAAGCTTGGTTTCGAATGTGCTGGTCATG ATAACCACACATGTGAGGTTAATGGAGAGTGTGAGATGGTGAAGGTCCCTGTGATAGCTAGTTTGTTTGTGAACAAGATCCGTGAAGAGCCGGCATACTATATGCCTATGAAGATCGAGGAATTGATCATGGCAAATTGGTCTATTAGTGTGTCTAGGCCTCAGTGTCAAGCTGGTAGGAATAAAGCTTTGAAGTGGATTAAGAGTGAACATGATCAACAGTTTGCACGCCTTAAAGATTATGCTGCCGAGATAGTAGAATCAAATCCTGGTTCTTCTGTTGAAGTAGACACGTTCCAGAATGATGAAGGTCAAGATGTCTTCAATCGGATCTATATTTGCTTTGGCGCCCTCAGGAATAATTGGAAGGAGAGTTGTAGGCCATTGATAGGACTTGATGGTTGCTTCCTCAAAGAAAGAATCAAGGGACAGTTATTGGTTGCTTTAGGTAGAGATGCAAACAATGCAATTTATCCAATAGCTTGGGCTGTTGTAAAGGTGGAAAATAACGAGAATTGGCAATGGTTTATGCAAAAACTGAAGGTTGATTTGGATCTAAAGGATGGTGACAATTACATTGCTGTCTCAGACCGTAGCCCg GGATTGATCAGAGCTATTAAGATAGAGTTGCCTAAGATGGAGCATCGGAAGTGTGTAAGACACATCTACgggaatttgaagaagaaacatGGCAACAAAAAACAGATGAAGTCTTACATATGGAGTGTAGCATGGAGCTACAATGAAGCAAAGTATCAGCAAAACTTGGACAGGTTAAGTTTCTACGATACAGGTGTGTATACAGATGTTATGGCTACAAATCCGAAGAGTTGGTGCCGAGCTTTCTTCAAGCTGGGAAATTACTGCGAAGATGTGGAGAACAACTCGACAGAGTCCTTTAACAGCTCCATCAACAAGGCAAGAGAGAAGCCATTTGTGCATATGCTCGAAACAATAGCAAGACTTGCTATGGTACGTATAGCCACAAGATCCAGAGAATCACATGAACACCAAG GAAAATGTACACCATATGTGCAGAGAGTTCTCGCTAAGGCTCTTGTTGATAAGCCCTTTAAAGACGGAGCCAACAAATGTGTTGTTAGAAGAAGCGTTAAAGGCTACTTTGACTCAAGAATGAATGGCCAAACTCATCGTGTCCATTTGGAGAAAAGAACTTGTTCGTGCAGGAAGTTCGACATCACTGGAATTCCATGTAAGCATGCATATGGTGTGATGCTGAAGTTAATGGTTGATCCGTCCGACTATGTTTGTGAGTGGTTTCGCACGGCTAAGTGGAGAAGAAACTACACAGATGGAATTGTTCCAGTCAGGGGTTCTATGTTTTGGCCCAAAACAGATGCTCCTGATGTACATGCTCCACCTGTAGAGGATGAACAAGGGGAAGAAACAGAGGGAGAACGAGGGAAAGAAacagggaagaagaagaagaagctcacCAAAGCGGATAAGACAAGGAAAAGAGGTGTGAATGAGTCACCAACCAAGAAGCTACCAAAAGCCAAGAAAAGGACTATGCATTGTGGCATTTGTGGTAAGGCTAATCACAACTCGAGGTGGCATGCAAAGCAGGGCAAGCATGATGATTTGGTTCCGGTAAGCACATCTCAAACTGCAGGTGAATCCTCACAAGGAACTCTCACTCAAGCTAGTGTTTCTCAAGCTTGA